One Misgurnus anguillicaudatus chromosome 19, ASM2758022v2, whole genome shotgun sequence genomic region harbors:
- the LOC129436705 gene encoding immunoglobulin superfamily member 3: protein MINCLYLKMFLFNCLLLSVLLMVADGFTVKGSSGPLVVPLGGSVVLHCSVERPLSLEDLEVEWRRSDSQTLIHLYQAGEIRPESQHQDYHDRAHFFTEDIKHGNFSLLLNNLTAEDEGQYTCKVYTGQESGETVVEIKHVERLIVSGSSQSISASVGGDVTLNCSVNSHIKPEEIEEVSWKKTNKGEPILVLLYQYNETLSDASDERYRDRVEFFTDEIHRGNFSLRLKRVRTEDKGVYICQVFNGELSANTTVKLEQTGFSALHAVVLILCIAACGSAVIICCLIYCRSDKEEFVANHSWWSFYPLGESVDLPCFIDPSLLTDSLKVEWRRSDSQTLVHLYQDREEKDLKSDVQHQDYHDRAHFFTEDIKHGNFSLKLKNLREEDKGIYTCTVYSGQRSVFYISTKLVLGFFIVNQRSFVPLGDSVVLPCSIDKELIKKKLKVEWRRSDPDTLVHLYEDGDIKPKAQHQDYHKRAHFSKEKIKNGDFSLQLKKVRAEDKGEYTCKVHTEDDSTISFNSTLKLGFRVDDTVVSLGGSVLLPCSTNLRFITKMEWKRSDSETLVHLYQDGDIKPDVQHQDYHDRAHFLTENIKNGNFSLRLDRIRTQDEGKYKCEVYTGQRSVFSGSTSLTLKLLRKLYIHVFFLMCVL from the exons ATGATTAATTGTCTATATTTAAAGATGTTCCTGTTTAACTGTCTTTTACTCTCAGTATTGCTGATGGTCGCTGATG GGTTCACAGTGAAGGGTTCTTCAGGTCCTCTGGTTGTTCCTCTGGGAGGTTCAGTGGTTCTGCACTGTTCTGTGGAGAGACCCTTATCACTGGAGGATCTGGAGGTGGAATGGAGAAGATCAGACTCACAGACTCTCATTCATCTGTATCAAGCTGGAGAAATCAGACCAGAGTCTCAACATCAGGATTATCATGATAGAGCTCATTTCTTCACTGAAGACATTAAACATGGAAACTTCTCACTCCTGTTGAACAATCTGACAGCTGAAGATGAGGGACAATACACATGTAAAGTTTACACTGGACAAGAGTCTGGAGAAACTGTGGTGGAAATTAAACATGTTG AGCGTTTGATAGTATCAGGATCAAGTCAGTCAATATCTGCATCTGTGGGTGGTGACGTCACTTTAAACTGCTCTGTGAACTCTCACATCAAACCTGAAGAGATTGAAGAGGTTTCAtggaagaaaacaaataaaggcGAACCCATCCTGGTTCTTCTCTATCAATACAATGAAACTTTATCAGACGCATCAGATGAGCGATACAGAGACAGAGTTGAGTTCTTCACTGATGAAATCCACAGAGGAAACTTCTCTCTCAGACTGAAGAGAGTCAGAACTGAAGATAAAGGAGTTTACATCTGTCAAGTGTTTAATGGAGAACTATCAGCAAACACAACTGTTAAACTGGAACAAACGG GTTTCTCAGCTTTACATGCAGTGGTGTTGATTCTCTGTATAGCTGCATGTGGATCTGCTGTTATAATCTGCTGTCTCATCTACTGTAGATCAGACAAAGAAG AGTTTGTTGCAAATCATTCTTGGTGGTCATTTTATCCTTTGGGAGAGTCAGTGGATCTGCCCTGTTTTATTGATCCAAGTTTACTGACTGATAGCCTTAAGGTGGAATGGAGAAGATCAGACTCACAGACTCTTGTTCATCTATATCAAGATAGAGAGGAAAAAGATCTGAAATCAGATGTCCAGCATCAGGATTATCATGATAGAGCTCATTTCTTCACTGAAGACATTAAACATGGAAACTTCTCCCTCAAGTTGAAGAATCTGAGAGAAGAAGATAAAGGGATTTACACGTGTACAGTTTACAGTGGACAGAGATCTGTGTTTTACATCAGCACAAAGCTAGTACTTG GGTTTTTTATAGTGAATCAGCGTTCATTTGTTCCTCTGGGAGATTCAGTGGTTCTGCCGTGTTCCATTGATAAAGAGTTAATAAAGAAGAAGCTGAAGGTGGAATGGAGAAGATCAGATCCAGACACTCTTGTTCATCTGTATGAAGATGGAGATATTAAACCAAAGGCTCAGCATCAGGATTATCATAAAAGAGCTCATTTCTCCAAGGAGAAGATTAAAAATGGAGACTTCTCCCTCCAGTTAAAGAAAGTGAGAGCTGAAGATAAAGGTGAATACACATGTAAAGTTCACACTGAGGATGATTCAACAATTTCATTCAACAGCACTTTAAAACTGG ggTTTCGTGTGGATGACACTGTTGTTTCTCTGGGAGGTTCAGTGCTTCTGCCCTGTTCCACTAATCTACGTTTCATAACTAAGATGGAATGGAAAAGATCAGACTCAGAGACTCTTGTTCATCTTTATCAAGATGGAGATATTAAACCAGACGTCCAGCATCAGGATTATCATGATAGAGCTCATTTCCTTACTGAGAACATTAAAAATGGAAACTTCTCCCTCCGACTGGACCGCATAAGAACTCAAGATGAGGGAAAATACAAATGTGAAGTTTACACTGGACAGAGATCTGTGTTTTCAGGCAGCACAAGCTTGACACTGAAACTACTGCGTAAGttgtatatacatgttttttttttaatgtgtgttttataa